Proteins from one Paraburkholderia acidisoli genomic window:
- a CDS encoding penicillin-binding protein activator LpoB: MNNTSRDTRGANAARWMARAGLACAITLLASCAVVDRSSAPQLSKTDAFAVLPLANNTETPQAGQRAASIVQSLMTSYGYTNLKRYPASGDDETLFDPAKPDQQQAALGWARQQNAHYALTGAVNEWRYKVGVDGEPAVGITLEVVDVQSGAVVWSATGSRTGWSRDSVSGVAQKLERELLSQLAR, translated from the coding sequence ATGAACAACACGTCGCGGGACACGCGCGGGGCCAACGCCGCCCGCTGGATGGCACGCGCGGGCCTCGCCTGCGCGATCACGCTGCTCGCCAGCTGCGCGGTGGTCGACCGCAGCAGCGCGCCGCAGCTCTCGAAGACCGACGCCTTTGCCGTGCTGCCGCTCGCCAACAACACGGAAACGCCGCAGGCGGGCCAGCGCGCCGCCTCGATCGTGCAGAGCCTGATGACCTCGTACGGCTACACGAACCTCAAGCGCTACCCCGCTTCCGGCGACGACGAAACGCTGTTCGATCCGGCCAAGCCGGACCAGCAGCAGGCCGCGCTCGGCTGGGCGCGCCAGCAAAACGCGCATTATGCGCTGACGGGCGCCGTCAACGAATGGCGCTACAAGGTGGGCGTGGACGGCGAACCGGCGGTCGGCATCACGCTCGAAGTCGTCGACGTGCAGAGCGGCGCGGTGGTCTGGAGCGCCACGGGCAGCCGCACGGGCTGGAGCCGCGACTCGGTGTCGGGCGTGGCGCAGAAGCTCGAGCGCGAACTGCTCTCGCAACTCGCGCGTTGA
- the pelG gene encoding exopolysaccharide Pel transporter PelG, whose protein sequence is MAGIGFELRKMLQRNTLLGLMQAYTYAGLISSGPWILSIVGMLMIGVLSLPFVLPNTLIAQFQVSVTYLISVSLVLTGTLQLAYTRFTSDRLFEKRDDLILPNFNAVAFVTTIGAAVLGGLAVWLLFPQQTAGYRLLMLAGFVVIANIWIATIFLSGMKQYMAIIGVFAVGYALSTGAALLLAHLGLNGLLGGFVAGQTVLLAGLLTLIYRDFRGKHFISFEVFQKQYRYPTLMWSGLLYNLGIWIDKFMFWYWPGTSQPVIGPLRASVIYDTPVFLAYLAIIPGMAVFLLRIETDFVEYYDGFFNAVREGASLQHIERMRNAMVEALRNGLWEIIKVQTIAALLLFAAGAAILQWLHISTLYLPLLYVDVIAASLQVVFLGVINVFFYLDQRRIVTGLIGAFVLLNVVLTGITLTLNPAWYGYGFAGSLVIVVLASLYLLDRKLDILEYETFMLQR, encoded by the coding sequence GTGGCCGGAATCGGTTTTGAACTGCGCAAGATGCTCCAGCGCAACACGCTGCTGGGGCTCATGCAGGCTTATACGTACGCCGGGCTGATCAGCTCGGGGCCGTGGATCTTGTCGATCGTCGGCATGCTGATGATCGGCGTGCTGAGCCTGCCTTTCGTGCTGCCGAACACGCTGATCGCGCAGTTTCAGGTGTCGGTGACCTATCTGATATCGGTCTCGCTCGTGCTCACCGGCACGTTGCAGCTCGCCTACACGCGCTTCACCTCGGACCGCCTGTTCGAGAAGCGCGACGACCTGATCCTGCCGAACTTCAACGCCGTGGCGTTCGTCACGACGATCGGCGCCGCCGTGCTGGGCGGCCTCGCCGTCTGGCTGCTGTTTCCGCAGCAGACGGCCGGCTACCGGCTGCTGATGCTCGCGGGCTTCGTTGTCATCGCCAATATCTGGATCGCGACGATCTTCCTCTCCGGCATGAAGCAGTACATGGCGATCATCGGCGTGTTCGCGGTGGGCTACGCGCTCTCCACGGGCGCGGCGCTGCTGCTCGCACATCTGGGCCTGAACGGGCTGCTCGGCGGCTTCGTGGCGGGTCAGACGGTGTTGCTCGCGGGCCTGCTCACGCTGATCTACCGCGACTTCCGCGGCAAGCATTTCATCTCGTTCGAAGTGTTCCAGAAACAGTACCGCTACCCCACGCTGATGTGGTCGGGGCTGCTGTACAACCTCGGCATCTGGATTGACAAGTTCATGTTCTGGTACTGGCCGGGCACGAGCCAGCCCGTGATCGGGCCGCTGCGCGCTTCGGTGATCTACGACACGCCGGTGTTTCTCGCCTATCTCGCGATCATTCCGGGCATGGCGGTGTTTCTGCTGCGCATCGAAACCGACTTCGTCGAGTACTACGACGGCTTCTTCAACGCCGTGCGCGAAGGCGCTTCGCTGCAACACATCGAGCGCATGCGCAACGCGATGGTCGAGGCGCTGCGCAACGGCCTGTGGGAAATCATCAAGGTGCAGACCATCGCGGCGCTGCTGCTGTTCGCGGCGGGCGCGGCCATTCTGCAATGGCTGCACATTTCCACGCTGTATCTGCCGCTGCTTTATGTCGATGTGATCGCCGCGAGCTTGCAGGTGGTGTTTCTCGGCGTGATCAACGTGTTCTTCTATCTCGACCAGCGCCGTATCGTGACCGGCCTGATCGGCGCGTTCGTGCTGCTCAATGTGGTGCTCACGGGCATCACGCTCACGCTCAATCCGGCGTGGTACGGCTACGGCTTCGCGGGCTCGCTCGTGATCGTCGTGCTGGCGAGTTTGTATCTGCTGGACCGCAAGCTCGACATACTGGAGTACGAAACGTTCATGTTGCAGCGCTGA
- a CDS encoding tetratricopeptide repeat protein: protein MSERERKVEPAYRSTPDAPPRDRAARRSHVLLAVLAIAVGVLVQLFAFLLATHSAPDTSAQILTGMADSIAPAAPNPTPWRGNSALLLMCFALDALAAVPLAFGTVALLPARYRQWRRPQFAFLWLLLAAVPLLGLLCAPIAIALGTSLRHRERNLPIEHVDEPEFAAGSVGTVSYGRGARLKAELQNADAPTSFRMTALLAMQSMPVRTVSPLLQDMLADPLDDIRLLAYGILDNREKQLTQRILAERAKLDGKTADSAVKSDGKADNKADAKRAAPPLSARERGEINKSLAELYGELIYENLVTGDVYRNAADQADAYARAALEDLPDDAALWRLRGRLALGNGELDAAETMLARAIEFGFPRERMLPYLAEAAYLRGDYARVRALLAESTQYATLPTLRPVLEYWRAGGAAKPTGGRAPERFRTLPPARRAERG, encoded by the coding sequence ATGTCGGAGCGTGAGCGCAAGGTCGAACCGGCCTACCGGAGCACGCCGGACGCGCCGCCGCGCGACCGCGCGGCGCGGCGCAGCCACGTGCTGCTCGCCGTGCTCGCGATCGCGGTCGGCGTGCTGGTGCAGCTGTTCGCGTTCCTGCTCGCCACCCACAGCGCGCCCGACACCTCGGCGCAGATTCTCACAGGCATGGCCGACAGCATCGCGCCCGCCGCGCCCAATCCCACGCCGTGGCGCGGCAATTCCGCGCTGCTGCTGATGTGCTTCGCGCTCGACGCGCTCGCCGCCGTGCCGCTCGCCTTCGGCACCGTCGCGCTGCTGCCCGCGCGCTACCGCCAGTGGCGCCGGCCGCAGTTCGCCTTCCTGTGGCTGCTGCTCGCCGCCGTGCCGCTCCTCGGGCTGCTGTGCGCGCCCATCGCCATCGCGCTCGGCACGTCGCTGCGCCATCGCGAGCGCAATCTGCCGATCGAGCATGTCGACGAACCGGAGTTCGCGGCGGGCAGCGTCGGCACCGTGTCGTACGGCCGCGGCGCGCGCCTGAAGGCCGAGCTGCAGAACGCCGACGCGCCCACCTCGTTTCGCATGACCGCCCTGCTCGCCATGCAGTCGATGCCGGTGCGCACCGTCTCGCCGCTGTTGCAGGACATGCTCGCCGATCCGCTCGACGACATTCGCCTGCTCGCCTACGGCATTCTCGACAACCGCGAAAAGCAGCTCACGCAGCGCATTCTCGCGGAGCGCGCGAAGCTCGACGGCAAGACGGCCGACAGCGCCGTCAAGAGCGACGGCAAAGCCGATAACAAGGCCGACGCCAAACGCGCCGCGCCGCCGCTGAGCGCGCGGGAACGCGGCGAGATCAACAAGTCGCTCGCCGAACTCTACGGCGAGCTGATCTACGAAAACCTCGTGACCGGCGACGTGTACCGCAACGCCGCCGATCAGGCCGACGCCTACGCGCGCGCCGCGCTCGAGGACCTGCCCGACGACGCCGCGTTGTGGCGCCTGCGCGGCCGCCTCGCGCTCGGCAACGGCGAGCTCGACGCCGCCGAAACGATGCTCGCGCGCGCGATCGAGTTCGGCTTCCCGCGCGAGCGCATGCTGCCCTATCTCGCCGAAGCCGCCTACCTGCGCGGCGACTACGCGCGGGTTCGCGCGCTGCTCGCCGAGTCGACCCAATACGCCACGCTGCCCACCTTGCGCCCCGTGCTCGAATACTGGCGCGCGGGCGGCGCGGCGAAACCCACGGGTGGCCGCGCCCCCGAGCGCTTCCGCACCCTGCCGCCCGCGCGCCGCGCCGAGCGCGGCTGA
- a CDS encoding PelD GGDEF domain-containing protein, whose protein sequence is MNTRSTDDAAARTRLRRRQQQSVPGGSRWARFVAPPKGVVRRRTIALVETLVATLVVLALGMAFDRADPLFMHSGFGWIWIVPVVIALRYGSIVGACSGLVLLGGWFVLYPGVAVPHPGLGAAALATLDREASFPVDFFFGGFVLTLLCGQFGDIWTTRLRQARVSHDYLSERLSILMRNQYMLRLSHERLEQDLMSRPATLRDTLVRLREFAFAQDATPAQQGDVALVGAQAFLDTAAQACQFDTARIYAWRGGHPAKVAAASIGPAFELDEHDSLLREALETRSLVHVASAENQHAAHSAYLACVPLVDAFDNPIGLLVVKRMPFLALTLENLQFLLVLCHFYADGVRHASVTRGMLAAFPACPYEFALDYARLVHLARESQVSSSLVALVFENDERSQPWFQHVLRTRRALDAQWALHTDQHLAMLTLMPLSGEGAIDGYLRRIEETLQAQYGVTFESARVAVYSMPVPDHAEVDALRRLLERCNVGA, encoded by the coding sequence ATGAATACACGCTCCACTGACGACGCCGCCGCACGGACCCGCTTGCGCCGGCGCCAGCAACAGAGCGTCCCCGGCGGCTCGCGCTGGGCCCGCTTCGTCGCGCCGCCGAAGGGCGTCGTGCGGCGCCGCACGATCGCGCTCGTCGAAACGCTCGTCGCCACGCTCGTCGTGCTCGCGCTCGGCATGGCGTTCGATCGCGCGGACCCGCTGTTCATGCACAGCGGCTTCGGCTGGATCTGGATCGTGCCGGTGGTGATCGCGCTGCGCTACGGCAGCATCGTGGGCGCGTGCTCGGGTCTCGTGCTGCTCGGCGGCTGGTTCGTGCTGTATCCGGGCGTGGCGGTGCCGCATCCGGGCCTCGGCGCGGCCGCGCTCGCCACGCTGGACCGCGAAGCCAGCTTCCCGGTGGACTTCTTCTTCGGCGGCTTCGTGCTCACGCTGCTGTGCGGGCAGTTCGGCGACATCTGGACGACGCGGCTGCGTCAGGCGCGCGTCTCGCACGACTATCTCTCCGAGCGCCTCTCGATCCTGATGCGCAACCAGTACATGTTGCGCCTCTCGCACGAACGGCTCGAACAGGACCTGATGAGCCGCCCCGCCACCTTGCGCGACACGCTCGTGCGGTTGCGCGAGTTCGCGTTCGCGCAGGACGCCACGCCCGCGCAGCAAGGCGACGTGGCGCTGGTGGGCGCGCAGGCGTTTCTCGACACGGCCGCGCAGGCGTGCCAGTTCGATACGGCGCGCATTTACGCGTGGCGCGGCGGCCATCCGGCAAAGGTGGCCGCGGCGTCGATCGGCCCGGCCTTCGAGCTGGACGAACACGACTCGCTGCTGCGCGAAGCGCTCGAAACGCGCTCGCTCGTGCACGTGGCCTCCGCCGAAAACCAGCATGCCGCGCATTCGGCCTACCTCGCCTGCGTGCCGCTCGTCGATGCGTTCGACAACCCGATCGGCCTGCTGGTCGTCAAGCGCATGCCGTTCCTCGCGCTGACGCTGGAAAACCTCCAGTTCCTGCTGGTGCTGTGCCACTTCTACGCGGACGGCGTGCGCCACGCGAGCGTCACGCGCGGCATGCTCGCGGCGTTCCCGGCGTGCCCGTACGAATTCGCGCTCGACTACGCGCGCCTCGTGCATCTGGCGCGCGAATCGCAGGTGTCGTCGTCGCTGGTGGCGCTCGTGTTCGAGAACGACGAGCGCAGCCAGCCGTGGTTCCAGCACGTGCTGCGCACGCGCCGCGCGCTCGACGCGCAATGGGCGCTGCACACGGACCAGCACCTCGCCATGCTCACGCTGATGCCGCTTTCGGGCGAAGGCGCCATCGACGGTTATCTGCGCCGTATCGAGGAAACGCTGCAGGCGCAGTACGGCGTGACGTTCGAATCCGCGCGCGTGGCCGTGTACTCGATGCCGGTGCCCGATCACGCCGAAGTCGACGCGCTGCGTCGTTTGCTGGAGCGCTGCAATGTCGGAGCGTGA
- a CDS encoding tetratricopeptide repeat protein, translating into MSMSPAAPERQRLFSPAVIAILGAFVTLLLALAFPREKLQQRLLGGANVDGLTIAYLEAWRRVDPNNGDVLSELTREYLKVQRPADAQRLLPQLAHSDDPAVRQMALAIRLSMAQNDLYSLKNDDPRRAARMAAFDALLREATHYTWNVDETKTLQQQAMGINDAATASVFIARLIEADPQHANTWRMAAARVSLASGDYRAASDAYFAAQAGAATRGERRTLFLAGVRALQSGNLLKQALDAANQHIGDLADDPETLRYLANLAVAAGRPDLATGYVKRLLKMSMRERGGVPGADGAYGAHVEYAVLHVRRVARESQDGRRWLRLEGLPAPTRLVADGVRLRRVATSAPQANGAANGATSGSASDPATAAAPASTTDEDLAYRVFLANGDVANAQRVAQRALDKAPDSMVWHNRLAQVAEWNHQPQVALQNWLALAQATNQENAWQQVARLAPGLDDTRAILAVAIHQAALDPSNLKQVDRVVAAYEGLGDPDSAMRFLAARQTGSMRQPILERSAELAERKGDDTLALQTWQTLERQYGPNANYAYRIATLLYARTQFDAALATLRDAQPAAHPQDADYWRFLTLLGAIDQNRKAVGAGYHGLMSGGQMKPDDYDSMISFYQNTPLDAGRLAEMAYRQSGQVKMLEQALYQYRRAYAWERITALLNSLTPQQRAAAEQSPTFLLSRAEYERQRGDFAAQSADIRGAAKLAPDNEQVRSTYVWSLVDRGTDVELRNALARYASYADSDPTLSAPFGAAYLRLGDGRAALHYLHLQAAGSKADPLWQLTWADALELNGRTDEAWQLRRRVWTDLARRRNDPHAAPLPPAERDDLRGRMVALSQHFANGDASRAVLIAMLREDRAASEDTSRAANAPSEFAQMSEFDKLPPEKQRALRQQQSTYSAIAREAAISWAQNGDASDLEHLWLEKQYIDKSTRPVYAEAQLAIDEGDVNTLDRLLTNTPDLVPRENRIDADALTGRYAQAQTDAVDAAARVPDNDVIQAPLREQLLRNAQSAAVTQRYVNTGPLRYNEQSATAGVRIGNNQSIQVRVMNREQSSDAAQLPVVSKNDRLEEGIYRHQGQNDEERVTIGRREALRSFTEAKVEGSVNVTRRLTLTYEAGYHQYANESPQLQVGGTKDYLAAGFNYRIDPHWFTGGRYEYAAFHGQDGSMLGHGQLVELNGGYKIRVDYPDYTVRAILAHSSYSASGTPGQALQQLLPAGVPVESASYMPQGSSQAGLLFSFGEDLTEGYSKAWRPFFVGGPVYDTHAGWTGQVLAGMAGSVFGDDQAVLYGAYQGVSATRSTSLKELGLRYRYLY; encoded by the coding sequence ATGTCGATGTCGCCTGCGGCACCTGAACGGCAACGGCTGTTTTCGCCGGCCGTCATCGCGATCCTCGGAGCGTTCGTCACGCTGCTGCTGGCGCTCGCCTTTCCGCGCGAGAAATTGCAGCAGCGCCTGCTCGGCGGCGCCAACGTGGATGGCCTCACGATCGCCTATCTCGAAGCGTGGCGTCGCGTCGACCCGAACAACGGCGACGTGCTCTCCGAGCTCACGCGCGAATACCTGAAGGTGCAGCGCCCCGCCGACGCGCAACGCCTGCTGCCGCAACTCGCGCATTCCGACGATCCGGCCGTGCGCCAGATGGCGCTCGCCATTCGATTGTCGATGGCGCAGAACGACCTGTATTCGCTCAAGAACGACGACCCGCGCCGGGCCGCCCGCATGGCCGCGTTCGACGCGCTGCTGCGCGAAGCCACGCACTACACGTGGAACGTGGACGAAACGAAGACGCTCCAGCAGCAGGCGATGGGCATCAACGACGCCGCAACCGCGAGCGTCTTCATCGCCCGCCTGATCGAAGCCGACCCGCAGCACGCGAACACGTGGCGCATGGCGGCGGCGCGCGTGTCGCTCGCGAGCGGCGACTATCGCGCGGCGTCCGACGCCTACTTCGCGGCGCAGGCCGGAGCGGCCACGCGCGGCGAACGGCGCACGCTGTTCCTGGCCGGCGTGCGCGCGCTGCAATCGGGCAATCTGCTGAAGCAGGCGCTCGACGCCGCGAACCAGCATATCGGCGATCTGGCCGACGACCCGGAAACGCTGCGCTATCTCGCCAATCTCGCCGTGGCGGCGGGCCGTCCCGACCTCGCGACGGGCTACGTCAAGCGCCTCCTGAAGATGTCGATGCGCGAGCGCGGCGGCGTGCCGGGCGCCGACGGAGCTTATGGCGCACACGTCGAATATGCGGTGCTGCACGTGCGCCGCGTGGCGCGCGAGAGCCAGGACGGCCGCCGCTGGCTGCGTCTGGAAGGCCTGCCCGCGCCCACGCGCCTCGTGGCCGACGGCGTGCGGCTGCGGCGCGTCGCGACTTCGGCGCCGCAAGCGAACGGCGCGGCCAACGGCGCCACCAGCGGTAGCGCGAGCGATCCGGCCACGGCCGCCGCGCCCGCCTCGACCACCGACGAAGACCTCGCCTACCGCGTGTTCCTCGCCAACGGCGACGTCGCCAACGCGCAGCGCGTGGCCCAGCGCGCGCTCGACAAGGCGCCCGACTCGATGGTGTGGCACAACCGCCTCGCGCAGGTGGCCGAGTGGAATCACCAGCCGCAGGTCGCGTTGCAGAACTGGCTCGCGCTCGCGCAGGCCACCAATCAGGAAAACGCGTGGCAGCAGGTCGCGCGTCTCGCGCCCGGTCTGGACGACACGCGCGCGATTCTCGCCGTGGCGATCCACCAGGCGGCGCTCGATCCGTCCAACCTGAAGCAGGTCGACCGCGTCGTGGCCGCTTACGAAGGCCTCGGCGATCCCGACTCGGCCATGCGCTTTCTCGCCGCGCGCCAGACCGGCAGCATGCGCCAGCCCATTCTCGAGCGCTCCGCCGAACTCGCCGAGCGCAAGGGCGACGACACGCTCGCGCTGCAAACGTGGCAAACGCTCGAACGCCAGTACGGTCCGAACGCCAACTACGCCTACCGTATCGCCACGCTGCTCTACGCGCGCACGCAGTTCGACGCGGCGCTCGCCACGTTGCGCGACGCGCAGCCGGCCGCGCACCCGCAGGACGCCGACTACTGGCGCTTCCTCACGCTGCTCGGCGCGATCGACCAGAATCGCAAGGCCGTGGGCGCGGGCTATCACGGCCTGATGAGCGGCGGCCAGATGAAGCCTGACGACTACGATTCGATGATCAGCTTCTATCAGAACACGCCGCTCGACGCCGGCCGGCTCGCCGAAATGGCGTACCGGCAGAGCGGTCAGGTCAAGATGCTGGAGCAGGCGCTCTATCAGTACCGCCGCGCGTACGCGTGGGAGCGCATCACCGCGCTGCTGAATTCGCTCACGCCGCAGCAGCGCGCCGCCGCCGAGCAGTCGCCCACGTTCCTGCTGAGCCGCGCCGAATACGAACGCCAGCGCGGCGACTTCGCCGCCCAGTCCGCCGACATCCGCGGCGCGGCGAAGCTCGCGCCCGACAACGAGCAGGTGCGCTCGACCTACGTGTGGAGCCTCGTCGACCGCGGCACCGACGTCGAACTGCGCAACGCCCTCGCCCGCTACGCGAGCTACGCCGACAGCGACCCGACGCTTTCCGCGCCGTTCGGCGCCGCCTACCTGCGGCTCGGCGACGGCCGCGCGGCGCTGCATTATCTGCACTTGCAGGCGGCCGGGTCGAAAGCCGACCCGCTCTGGCAGCTCACCTGGGCCGACGCGCTCGAACTGAACGGCCGCACCGACGAAGCCTGGCAATTGCGCCGCCGCGTCTGGACCGATCTGGCCAGGCGCCGCAACGACCCGCACGCCGCGCCGCTGCCGCCCGCCGAGCGCGACGACCTGCGCGGCCGCATGGTCGCGCTCTCGCAGCACTTCGCCAACGGCGACGCCTCGCGCGCCGTGCTGATCGCCATGTTGCGCGAGGACCGCGCCGCCAGCGAAGACACGAGCCGCGCGGCCAATGCGCCGTCCGAGTTCGCGCAGATGAGCGAATTCGACAAGCTGCCGCCCGAAAAGCAGCGCGCGCTGCGCCAGCAGCAATCGACGTACTCGGCCATTGCGCGCGAGGCCGCGATCTCGTGGGCGCAGAACGGCGACGCGAGCGACCTCGAACATCTGTGGCTCGAAAAGCAGTACATCGACAAGAGCACGCGCCCCGTGTATGCGGAAGCGCAGCTCGCGATCGACGAAGGCGACGTCAACACGCTCGACCGCCTGCTGACCAACACGCCCGACCTCGTGCCGCGCGAGAACCGCATCGACGCCGACGCGCTCACGGGCCGCTACGCGCAGGCGCAAACCGACGCCGTGGACGCCGCCGCGCGCGTGCCCGACAACGACGTGATCCAGGCGCCGCTGCGCGAGCAACTGCTGCGCAACGCGCAGTCGGCGGCCGTGACGCAGCGTTATGTCAATACGGGACCGCTGCGCTACAACGAGCAGTCCGCCACGGCCGGCGTGCGCATCGGCAACAATCAGTCCATCCAGGTGCGCGTGATGAACCGCGAGCAGTCGTCGGATGCCGCGCAACTGCCGGTGGTCTCGAAGAACGACCGGCTGGAAGAAGGCATCTACCGCCATCAAGGCCAGAACGACGAGGAGCGCGTGACGATCGGCCGCCGCGAGGCGCTGCGCTCGTTCACCGAGGCGAAGGTCGAAGGCAGCGTCAACGTCACGCGCCGGCTCACGCTCACCTACGAGGCCGGTTATCACCAGTACGCGAACGAGTCGCCGCAGTTGCAGGTGGGCGGCACGAAGGACTACCTCGCGGCGGGCTTCAACTACCGCATCGACCCGCACTGGTTCACGGGCGGCCGCTACGAATACGCGGCGTTCCACGGTCAGGACGGCTCCATGCTCGGCCACGGCCAGCTGGTCGAATTGAACGGCGGCTACAAGATTCGCGTCGATTACCCCGACTACACGGTGCGCGCGATCCTCGCCCACTCGAGCTACAGCGCGAGCGGCACGCCGGGCCAGGCGCTCCAGCAACTGCTGCCGGCGGGCGTGCCGGTCGAGTCGGCGTCGTACATGCCGCAGGGCTCGTCGCAGGCCGGCCTCCTGTTCTCGTTCGGCGAGGACCTGACCGAGGGCTACAGCAAGGCGTGGCGGCCGTTCTTCGTTGGCGGCCCGGTGTACGACACGCATGCGGGCTGGACCGGCCAGGTGCTCGCGGGCATGGCGGGCAGCGTGTTCGGCGACGACCAGGCCGTGCTGTACGGCGCGTATCAGGGCGTGTCGGCGACACGTTCCACGTCGCTTAAAGAGCTGGGATTGCGGTACCGATATCTGTATTGA
- the pelF gene encoding GT4 family glycosyltransferase PelF, with amino-acid sequence MNSSASSDTATAGKLPRAASADIGLLLEGTFPYVSGGVSSWVNQMIRAFPEYTFALCFLGSRPQDYPRQSYELPDNVVHLENHYLYDFAPPPVAERQRGDSEAFARSAQLHEKLRNPAMRHAAGSLLKTMLDDLRPGGALSEDAFLHSEESWHFLTDQYRQFCTDPSFVDYFWTVRIMHKPLWQLARIAEGLPRVRVFHTVSTGYAGFLGALARYRFNRPLLVSEHGIYTKERKIDLFQSRWIRDNRTIFERDGAQIGYFRELWVRFFETLGRVCYDASNDIIALYEGNRQRQVMDGAPQERTASIPNGVNLARLAPLREKRAPGVPKTLCLIGRVVPIKDIKTFVRAMLTVVREMPEAEAWIAGPEDEDQSYAQECRALVESLGLRDKVKFLGFQKIDELLPKCGVLVLSSISEALPLVVLEGFAAGVPSVTTDVGSCRQLIYGLEGDDAALGAAGRVVQIADPRALAEAALDLLKDDNWRAAQQAGIARVERYYTQEQMIGSYRTLYQRLTDLPDLADTGASGAPGAHGDSQRHSG; translated from the coding sequence ATGAACTCTTCCGCCTCCTCCGACACCGCCACGGCTGGCAAGCTGCCGCGCGCGGCGTCCGCCGACATCGGGCTGCTGCTCGAAGGCACGTTTCCCTATGTGAGCGGCGGCGTGTCGAGCTGGGTCAACCAGATGATCCGCGCGTTCCCCGAGTACACGTTCGCGCTGTGCTTTCTCGGCAGCCGCCCGCAAGACTATCCGCGCCAGTCGTACGAGCTGCCCGACAACGTCGTGCATCTGGAAAATCATTACCTGTACGATTTCGCGCCGCCACCGGTCGCCGAACGCCAGCGCGGCGACAGCGAGGCGTTCGCGCGCTCGGCGCAACTGCACGAGAAGCTGCGCAATCCGGCCATGCGTCACGCCGCGGGCAGCCTCCTGAAGACGATGCTCGACGACCTGCGCCCGGGCGGCGCGCTCAGCGAAGACGCATTCCTGCACTCCGAAGAGTCGTGGCACTTCCTGACCGATCAATATCGCCAGTTCTGCACGGATCCGTCGTTCGTCGACTACTTCTGGACCGTGCGCATCATGCACAAGCCGCTCTGGCAGCTCGCGCGTATCGCCGAAGGTCTGCCGCGCGTGCGCGTGTTCCATACGGTCTCGACCGGCTATGCGGGCTTCCTCGGCGCGCTCGCGCGCTACCGCTTCAACCGGCCGCTGCTGGTCTCCGAACACGGCATCTACACCAAGGAACGCAAGATCGACCTGTTCCAGAGCCGCTGGATTCGCGATAACCGCACTATCTTCGAGCGCGACGGCGCGCAGATCGGCTACTTCCGCGAACTGTGGGTGCGTTTCTTCGAGACGCTCGGCCGCGTGTGCTACGACGCCTCGAACGACATCATCGCGCTCTACGAAGGCAACCGGCAGCGCCAGGTCATGGACGGCGCGCCGCAGGAACGCACGGCCAGCATTCCGAACGGCGTGAACCTCGCCCGGCTCGCGCCGCTGCGCGAGAAACGCGCGCCCGGCGTGCCGAAAACGCTGTGCCTGATCGGCCGCGTCGTGCCGATCAAGGACATCAAGACCTTCGTGCGCGCGATGCTCACCGTCGTGCGCGAGATGCCGGAAGCCGAGGCGTGGATCGCCGGTCCCGAGGACGAAGACCAGTCGTACGCGCAGGAATGCCGCGCGCTGGTGGAAAGTCTCGGGCTGCGCGACAAGGTGAAGTTTCTCGGCTTCCAGAAGATCGACGAGTTGCTGCCGAAGTGCGGCGTGCTCGTGCTCAGCTCGATTTCCGAGGCGCTGCCGCTCGTGGTGCTCGAAGGCTTCGCGGCGGGCGTGCCCTCGGTGACGACGGATGTGGGCTCGTGCCGCCAGCTCATCTACGGTCTCGAAGGCGACGACGCGGCGCTCGGCGCGGCGGGCCGCGTCGTGCAGATCGCCGATCCGCGCGCGCTCGCCGAAGCCGCGCTCGACCTGCTCAAGGACGACAACTGGCGCGCGGCCCAGCAGGCGGGCATCGCGCGCGTCGAGCGCTACTACACGCAGGAACAGATGATCGGCTCGTATCGCACGCTGTATCAGCGGCTCACGGACCTGCCGGATCTCGCCGATACGGGCGCCAGCGGTGCGCCCGGCGCGCACGGTGACAGCCAGCGGCATAGCGGATAA